In Pseudobdellovibrionaceae bacterium, the following proteins share a genomic window:
- a CDS encoding cobalamin B12-binding domain-containing protein produces MSQATRHPVRIVTAASLFDGHDASINIMRRVLQEKGAEVIHLGHNRSVRDVVVSALQEGAQGIAVSSYQGGHMEYFKYMKDLLNGAGASEVKIYGGGGGVIIHEEKAELEKYGIAQIFHPDDGRRLGLEGMIGEIIKGCDFSLTERSQGKSGQSPEPTNPIPHRELGLALNALENGEDLKPYEGALAGFKNQSGQAPLVLGITGTGGAGKSSLIDELLQRFLNAYPGIKIGVICVDPTKRKTGGALLGDRIRMNSLSRPGAFMRSVASRGSGNEISKALPVFLDYCKGLDFDLLIAESSGIGQASTAITEVSDITLYVMTSEFGAQSQLEKIDMIDYADLIAINKADHRGSQDALRDVEKQYRRSRKLFDFKGELPVYLTQASNFNDQGVNQLFFGIADVLADKCPRGGFWKLTDKEKNEHRGADKQTLVPVERQNYLAEITSTVRKYKARTEEAAGWAAKLGALERLGNVLSGDERTRLEKEFRGHLNQTEQELLACWDDLANTYSKSELTYQVRGKEIRLPMTRESLCGLQIPRVIFPQLSDWGDRLRFLRSENLPGYFPYTAGVFPLKREGEDPIRQFAGEGPPERTNRRFHFLSKDSEVKRLSTAFDSVTLYGQDPDPRPDIYGKVGESGVSIATLDDMKKLYAGFDLCDPKTSVSMTINGPAPMMLAFFFNTAFDQQVAKKEQELGRKLSDQERSQVRAQTLQTVRGTVQADILKEDQGQNTCIFSIDFALKMMGDIQEYFTENGVRNFYSVSISGYHIAEAGANPITQTALTLSNAFTYVEYYLSRGMKIDDFAPNLSFFFSNGLDPEYTVIGRVARRIWAVAMRDLYGANERSQKLKYHIQTSGRSLHAQEIAFNDIRTTLQALLAINDNCNSLHTNAYDEAITTPTEESVRRAQAIQLIINREFGLAKNENPNQGSYFVEWLTDQVEEAVLEEFLRLSERGGVLGAMETQYQRSKIQEESLYYEHLKHSGQFPIVGVNTFIDPETLKDGYLPPKIEMARATPEEKKQQLDNVEKYKADHEKEAALALENLRQGALDGKNIFAALMEAARHCSLYQMSQALFEVGGQYRRNI; encoded by the coding sequence CGGCTCTTCAGGAAGGGGCTCAGGGGATTGCCGTGAGCTCCTACCAGGGTGGCCACATGGAGTACTTCAAGTACATGAAGGACTTGCTTAATGGTGCCGGAGCTTCTGAAGTGAAAATTTACGGAGGCGGCGGCGGAGTTATTATCCATGAGGAGAAGGCGGAGCTGGAGAAGTACGGGATCGCCCAGATATTTCATCCCGACGACGGTCGTCGCCTTGGTTTGGAAGGAATGATCGGTGAGATCATCAAGGGCTGTGATTTCTCTCTGACTGAAAGGAGTCAGGGGAAGTCGGGCCAGAGCCCCGAACCGACCAATCCGATTCCTCACCGGGAGTTGGGGTTGGCGCTTAATGCATTGGAAAACGGAGAGGATCTTAAGCCCTACGAGGGTGCTTTGGCTGGATTTAAGAATCAATCGGGCCAGGCCCCTTTGGTGCTCGGGATCACTGGAACGGGCGGAGCAGGTAAAAGCAGCCTGATTGATGAGCTCTTGCAGAGGTTTCTCAACGCCTATCCTGGAATCAAGATTGGGGTGATTTGTGTCGACCCAACCAAACGGAAGACCGGTGGAGCTCTGCTTGGTGACCGTATCCGTATGAACTCCCTCAGCCGTCCGGGTGCCTTTATGCGCTCGGTGGCCTCCCGCGGCTCGGGAAATGAAATCTCCAAGGCCTTGCCGGTGTTCCTCGACTATTGTAAGGGCCTTGATTTTGACTTGCTCATTGCCGAGAGCTCGGGCATCGGGCAGGCGTCAACGGCCATTACCGAAGTGTCAGACATCACTCTTTACGTCATGACCTCAGAATTCGGCGCCCAGAGCCAACTGGAAAAAATCGACATGATCGATTATGCTGATTTGATTGCCATTAACAAAGCGGACCACCGTGGTTCTCAGGATGCTCTTCGCGATGTGGAAAAACAGTACCGTCGCTCGCGTAAACTCTTTGATTTCAAAGGTGAGCTGCCTGTCTATTTGACCCAGGCCTCTAATTTTAACGATCAGGGCGTGAACCAACTCTTCTTCGGCATTGCCGATGTTTTGGCCGACAAGTGTCCTCGTGGCGGATTCTGGAAGCTAACCGACAAGGAGAAGAATGAGCACCGGGGTGCCGACAAACAAACACTGGTGCCCGTGGAAAGACAGAATTATTTGGCTGAAATCACCTCTACCGTTCGCAAGTACAAAGCAAGAACAGAGGAAGCAGCCGGATGGGCCGCAAAGCTTGGGGCTCTCGAGCGACTAGGGAATGTTCTGTCAGGTGATGAAAGAACTCGCCTGGAAAAGGAATTTCGTGGTCACCTAAATCAAACCGAGCAGGAGCTACTGGCCTGCTGGGACGATCTTGCCAACACCTACAGTAAGTCAGAGTTGACCTATCAGGTTCGGGGCAAGGAGATTCGTTTGCCCATGACCCGGGAAAGTCTGTGTGGGTTGCAAATTCCCAGGGTGATATTTCCACAGTTGTCTGACTGGGGAGACCGTCTCAGGTTTTTGCGTTCCGAAAATCTACCCGGGTATTTTCCCTACACAGCTGGAGTGTTTCCGTTAAAGCGTGAAGGGGAGGACCCTATTCGCCAATTTGCCGGCGAAGGGCCACCTGAGCGCACCAATCGGCGCTTTCATTTTCTAAGTAAGGACTCGGAAGTTAAACGCCTATCGACGGCCTTTGACAGCGTGACTCTCTACGGTCAGGACCCTGATCCTCGCCCCGATATTTATGGCAAGGTTGGTGAAAGCGGTGTGAGTATTGCCACTCTCGACGACATGAAAAAGCTGTATGCCGGGTTCGACCTCTGCGACCCCAAGACCAGTGTGAGTATGACCATCAATGGTCCAGCGCCCATGATGTTGGCCTTCTTTTTCAATACTGCCTTCGACCAGCAGGTCGCCAAGAAAGAACAAGAGTTGGGACGCAAGCTTTCCGACCAAGAGAGGTCTCAGGTAAGAGCCCAGACTCTGCAAACGGTGAGAGGGACAGTACAGGCCGATATCTTAAAGGAGGATCAAGGACAGAACACCTGTATCTTCTCCATCGACTTTGCTCTAAAAATGATGGGCGATATTCAGGAGTATTTTACTGAAAATGGGGTTCGTAATTTCTATTCGGTGAGTATTTCCGGTTACCATATCGCTGAAGCGGGTGCCAACCCCATCACCCAGACAGCTCTGACCTTAAGTAACGCCTTCACCTACGTGGAGTACTACTTGAGTCGCGGCATGAAGATCGATGATTTTGCGCCCAATTTGTCCTTCTTTTTCTCTAATGGGCTGGATCCCGAGTACACAGTGATTGGCCGGGTGGCTCGCAGGATTTGGGCAGTCGCCATGCGCGACCTCTATGGGGCCAATGAACGCTCGCAGAAGCTTAAGTATCACATTCAAACCAGTGGTCGCTCCCTTCATGCTCAGGAAATTGCCTTCAACGATATTCGCACCACTCTTCAGGCATTGTTGGCCATCAATGACAACTGCAATTCCTTACACACCAATGCCTATGATGAGGCCATCACCACGCCCACTGAGGAATCGGTCCGCCGTGCACAAGCGATTCAGCTCATCATTAATCGTGAGTTTGGATTGGCCAAAAACGAAAACCCCAATCAGGGAAGTTACTTTGTGGAATGGCTCACCGATCAGGTGGAAGAGGCAGTTCTGGAGGAATTCCTACGTCTCAGCGAAAGGGGAGGTGTCTTGGGTGCCATGGAGACCCAATACCAGAGATCCAAGATCCAGGAAGAGTCCTTGTATTACGAACACCTCAAGCACTCAGGACAATTTCCCATCGTCGGGGTCAATACCTTTATCGATCCTGAGACATTGAAGGACGGTTACCTCCCACCCAAGATAGAAATGGCTCGGGCCACTCCCGAGGAGAAAAAACAGCAGCTTGATAATGTAGAAAAATATAAAGCTGACCATGAAAAGGAAGCGGCCCTGGCCCTTGAAAACCTTCGTCAGGGAGCTCTTGACGGCAAAAATATTTTTGCGGCTCTGATGGAAGCAGCTCGCCACTGTAGCCTCTACCAGATGAGTCAGGCCCTGTTCGAGGTTGGTGGGCAGTACCGTCGGAACATTTAA